The genomic DNA CGACTGCAGCAGTTTAATCAGGGGAACTGTCAGCAGTGGAAAGAAGATTACCTCACCACAACACTGCAgcaatcataataataataataataatgaagtgATGGGCTGAATTATCACAGAGTCCAGGCTGGTGTTGATGGATACAGTTTGTTGTGCAGAACTTGTTGAAATGAGCAGTTTTCCTTATGGCAGTAAATGACAGATGGTGTTTTAGAAATGGGTCAGAAACCTTGTTTACTGATTTAAAGATTGAGTATTGTGTGTTtcccaggcacatagtgccttTTCATATCACAATTAAGAAACTttgttaccttcagtttttatatatgtacagtatatgtcaaatatgacataatataaatgtaactttctgatttaatttcttgaaaCTTGGTCCTTTGTCTCTCTAAAAGCTCTGCCTCAGGAAGTCATACCAACATGGCTTCTCTGATTTCtcactgagcagcagctcctatcaTGAGATCAGCAGTTCccccaggtgtttgctaattgctcctggctagtctgaaggagctcagtgggGAAGTGGTGGCGGAGGGCTGCTCTGCTCTGAAATCATTAGCTTGGAAGCTTTATGACTATTATTGTATCTTTATGCTAGTATGTCTTTTTGTCTTgtaatattacgactttatttttatgttattattattttattcttgtacaacATATATTATTGCAACTTTCTTCAGGtaatgttatgactttattcttgtacagTTTTATTCTCATATGATGTTTCTCTTAATTCTGGTGTTATTTTGACAAGTTTAAATTTGACTCCTTCCTTTCTGCCTTCACTGAATGGTTTCGTTTCTGTCTCCAGTTAAGGCCATAATCGAACACGAGGCCAGAAACGGGATTCCTCCTCACCGTATAATCATCGGTGGATTCTCTCAGGTCAGATAGCGGCTCACGTTGATTCTGTGTTTGTTCTTAAACCAGACCTGCTCGTAGTAAACGTTTTGCTGTCGTTCCTCCTCCCCACCTCAGGGTGGCGCTTTGTCCTTATACACCGCTCTGACCTGCCAGCACCAGCTGGCCGGTGTGGTGGCCCTCAGCTGCTGGCTCCCTCTTCACAAGAGTTTCCCTTCGGTACGTCGTGGCTCCGGCTGGAGCCGCCCCGTCACGTTCTACGCTGGTTCTGTTGCTCAGGTAGAACCACTGTGGGTCTTCTGTTCCTGCAGGCGTCGAGCGGCAACAAGAACATCCCAATCCTGCAGTGCCATGGAGAGATGGACATGATGGTGCCCGCGCAGTTTGGCGCCATGACGGCAGAGAAGCTCAAATACATAGTTAACCCTCAGATGGTCACCTTTAAAACCTACCCAGGCGTTCAGCACTCCTCCTGTCCTGAGGTACGTCTGCATCTCATTGCAGTCTGAGGACGCACCCATTTACTTCTTTCACCTCCGATACCAATATCTAAGATTTAATATCAGCTGATCCG from Gambusia affinis linkage group LG14, SWU_Gaff_1.0, whole genome shotgun sequence includes the following:
- the lypla2 gene encoding acyl-protein thioesterase 2 isoform X1, whose translation is MCGNNMSVPLLAEAVTVSGTQKETAAVIFLHGLGDTGHGWADSLTGIRLPHVKFICPHAPKIPVTLNMRSLMPAWFDLMGLSPDAPEDEAGIKKAAENIKAIIEHEARNGIPPHRIIIGGFSQGGALSLYTALTCQHQLAGVVALSCWLPLHKSFPSASSGNKNIPILQCHGEMDMMVPAQFGAMTAEKLKYIVNPQMVTFKTYPGVQHSSCPEEMLAVREFIEKYLPRI
- the lypla2 gene encoding acyl-protein thioesterase 2 isoform X2; this translates as MRSLMPAWFDLMGLSPDAPEDEAGIKKAAENIKAIIEHEARNGIPPHRIIIGGFSQGGALSLYTALTCQHQLAGVVALSCWLPLHKSFPSASSGNKNIPILQCHGEMDMMVPAQFGAMTAEKLKYIVNPQMVTFKTYPGVQHSSCPEEMLAVREFIEKYLPRI